One genomic segment of Borrelia hispanica CRI includes these proteins:
- a CDS encoding single-stranded DNA-binding protein has translation AQFFNCVLFGKRAETLLHFLLKGKQVVVQGSMRHEYYKDKHSGIDKIKSIIFVDQLRLFGGDSKYHNPKVDIPIPTPAPVPDPACEFNEDIPF, from the coding sequence ATGCCCAATTTTTTAATTGTGTATTATTTGGTAAGCGAGCAGAAACTCTTCTTCATTTTCTTCTTAAAGGCAAGCAAGTTGTTGTTCAAGGGTCTATGAGACATGAGTATTATAAGGATAAACATAGTGGAATTGATAAAATTAAAAGCATTATTTTTGTAGATCAACTGAGATTGTTTGGTGGGGATAGTAAGTATCATAATCCTAAAGTTGATATTCCTATTCCTACTCCTGCTCCTGTTCCTGATCCTGCTTGTG